The Polyodon spathula isolate WHYD16114869_AA chromosome 13, ASM1765450v1, whole genome shotgun sequence genome includes a region encoding these proteins:
- the LOC121325635 gene encoding leucine-rich repeat-containing protein 18-like yields the protein MGKGKKKAGPRGKKITLKLAKNSLRMTADGKRRLDLSNMGIATFPKCILKLADVDELDLSRNMLQKIPSYIEDFKNLRWLDFHSNQIETLPETIGQLENLFYLNLCNNKLTAASLPLQLGQLKKLRHLNLGMNGFECLPSTLAALKELQELGLFDNRLTGLPENIANLPKLMKVNVKRNPFLQTRGDEDTNTIQRLECLYLVNEDSLCKPCFKKCKEEREKLNRLKHFAPSARKLTFPGLLTPNSTAQETQEEWR from the coding sequence atgggcaaaggaaagaaaaaagcagGACCTAGAGGGAAAAAGATTACCCTTAAATTAGCCAAAAACTCATTAAGAATGACAGCTGATGGCAAGCGTCGACTCGACCTTAGCAACATGGGCATTGCAACCTTccccaaatgtattctaaaaCTGGCAGACGTAGATGAGCTTGATCTCAGCAGAAACATGTTACAGAAGATTCCATCCTACATTGAAGATTTTAAGAATCTACGTTGGCTGGATTTCCACAGCAACCAGATAGAAACCCTTCCTGAGACCATTGGGCAACTTGAAAACCTCTTTTACCTTAACCTCTGCAACAATAAACTTACAGCAGCTTCTCTTCCACTGCAGTTAGGACAGCTGAAGAAATTGCGCCATCTAAACCTTGGAATGAATGGTTTTGAATGCCTCCCATCAACTCTTGCTGCTCTGAAGGAGCTGCAGGAACTGGGCCTGTTTGACAACCGACTCACTGGCCTGCCTGAAAACATTGCTAATCTTCCCAAGCTCATGAAGGTAAATGTGAAACGGAACCCATTCCTTCAGACTAGAGGTGATGAGGACACCAACACCATCCAGCGTTTAGAGTGTCTGTATCTAGTCAATGAAGATAGCCTGTGCAAGCCCTGCTTCAAGAAGTGCAAAGAAGAAAGAGAGAAGTTAAACAGACTGAAGCACTTTGCCCCTTCTGCAAGGAAGCTGACTTTCCCAGGTCTCCTTACCCCGAATTCCACAGCACAAGAAACGCAAGAGGAGTGGAGGTGA